From a region of the Asterias amurensis chromosome 2, ASM3211899v1 genome:
- the LOC139954402 gene encoding uncharacterized protein isoform X3, with protein MQAASTADDQLLSQSADSSSPESQKQPSNVCVDEERGGDTMDGLSKGIDGDNSQHSKATGDAELKLKEKPSPAIRRKPGITEAGGGQKPTSPLSPATMAHHLSGNTQWYVDLDPHEVETLSSVDLASKDLPQEAPSEQQEKDPKKEEPDLLSSRSVAEKARQFNLKEQEASNESPTKRKPVDIPTTPTRTIAIQTEKDSNKGKSSHVPIVRWSQTEERLGGGISLQRSTSIPDSDSETVIRRVISPEAARSRFEVSPRGKPVRCSLRREKSLQQRREDERQIQKSRVLVNSYELSSDLKNKQVEMLEKRYGGRFRADHAAKVIQEAFRQHNMKKEFQRLRRTPSESRISRYLDNRNKQWGIGGSRAKVMVIGDTGPTSPVSTRPPLRDIQELGAVEQLREIETVRVRDEEESGVEKKKHKVHHNNSNNVTPKRGILLPGASPDASLKMDGDAQRDRQPSKTMVVTLTMQRHSDESDSHSHTSSESTPRGSRDDLSARTDSKTDLSHPEGGGSSERSIQMVIQNTELRDGGGRAFSCRLGGPGQHAVARQLPFDEPDPTPTVSNSVEDKQTTLEGDLVPMDQTVTCSNEEVVESVSKVEHDTETAVSETVSTAPEEPQQETYCDESEESCVSPTTPTAETEGPLVSPISTENRKTVTSKAVIKDSASKGSPSTKRSKKNSRSKNGPEDSPKKKSPKERWPFSRSRSGDRKGKASPTNSPKPQRHSPRARPESAQKQSTSGEEMHKGSVEGKPAVNSPSQSRKTSSSAEGHPVDVELSKSSSQSKENSYDRPRMHTVGSIEALKRKKSAQESDKLRSNSVSSGDLGDRSDQLSIASTVTNSDCDRDSVQDVPALTVATPDGSLTMLDKIISTSSMDSDSDDEATTPRQKRASLPIVSLSGHTASSPPTSASKQLVSRVQSASGMESPIWKRKSKNTKVATRNGTLVNGSVGQPTKSLARSETGDSMSSEGSNSSSRFMVGDDSSITDSIDSLSLESSYMESLDKRPLDPMLSIPMTAVRWRRYRIGLNLFNKKPEKGIKFLVDNKFVENSPNEVAKFLLHRTGLSKSKIGEYLGNLQKEFNMLVLECYVDEMNFRDMSIDDALRKFQTAFRLPGEAQKIERLMEAFAQRYCICNGDVARMFWKPDTIFILAFAIIMLNTDLHSPNQKTERRMKIHEFIRNLSGIDDGHDVDHDLLVGIYNRIQVHPFQPGEDHTSIVFKLEQNISGNRPILAESHRRLVRDCSLSEVYDPTKKDKKHQRHVFLFNDMLMITKIYKKKTGSIYGFKKAFPLHAACVLDFSSQHYPHGIRLVAAMNNRTLITFCANSQEEKARFVADLRETVQEVNEMEDIRIGAELERQKIVRKSQASTADSGLGLDTESFASTQNLSGSMDSLAPQAADTGSLKRSALSNSLMDLKEAASKKNHRNSASSLDSGVTLDINATMPLPRKNRNGSPLTSVFSARNKVIQPTLDLSAAGNEPAES; from the exons TGATCCGCACGAAGTGGAGACTTTAAGTTCAGTGGACCTTGCTTCCAAAGACCTACCTCAAGAAGCACCGAGTGAGCAGCAGGAGAAAGATCCGAAAAAGGAGGAACCTGATCTGCTGAGTTCTCGGTCGGTCGCCGAGAAAGCCCGGCAGTTCAACTTGAAAGAGCAAGAAGCGTCCAACGAGTCGCCCACGAAGAGGAAACCTGTGGATATACCGACCACACCAACTCGGACAATAGCCATACAGACTGAGAAGGATTCCAATAAAGGGAAGTCATCGCATGTTCCTATCGTCCGCTGGAGTCAAACTGAAGAGCGGTTAGGAGGGGGCATTTCGCTCCAGCGCTCGACGTCCATTCCAGACAGTGACAGCGAAACAGTGATTCGACGCGTCATCAGTCCTGAGGCAGCGCGGTCCCGGTTTGAGGTATCGCCACGAGGGAAACCTGTTAGATGTTCGTTACGACGGGAGAAGTCGCTGCAGCAGAGGAGAGAGGACGAGAGACAAATACAGAAGTCTAGGGTTTTAGTCAATTCATATGAACTGTCATCGGATCTCAAAAATAAACAG GTGGAGATGCTAGAGAAGCGTTATGGTGGACGTTTCCGAGCCGACCACGCCGCTAAAGTAATCCAAGAAGCTTTCCGTCAACACAACATGAAGAAGGAATTCCAACGTCTCCGTCGTACGCCGTCAGAAAGCCGCATTTCCCGCTACCTGGACAATCGTAATAAGCAGTGGGGGATCGGCGGGAGCAGAGCTAAGGTCATGGTGATCGGTGACACGGGCCCAACGTCTCCAGTCTCAACCAGGCCTCCGCTCAGGGACATTCAAGAGCTCGGAGCTGTCGAGCAGCTGCGAGAGATTGAGACAGTCAGAGTCAGAGACGAGGAGGAGTCTGGAGTTGAGAAGAAAAAGCACAAAGTCCACCACAATAACAGCAACAATGTCACGCCCAAACGCGGCATACTTCTCCCTGGTGCAAGCCCAGATGCTAGCTTGAAAATGGACGGCGATGCGCAAAGAGATCGCCAGCCCTCTAAGACCATGGTTGTGACACTAACTATGCAACGACATTCTGACGAGAGTGATAGCCACAGTCACACGAGCTCAGAGTCCACTCCCCGTGGCTCTCGTGACGATTTGAGCGCAAGGACGGACAGCAAAACAGACTTGAGCCATCCTGAGGGTGGTGGCTCGTCGGAGAGGTCAATTCAGATGGTGATACAAAACACTGAACTTAGAGATGGTGGTGGAAGAGCCTTTTCCTGTAGGCTCGGTGGACCTGGTCAACATGCTGTGGCCAGGCAACTTCCATTTGATGAGCCTGACCCAACGCCAACAGTCAGCAACTCAGTAGAGGACAAACAAACGACCCTAGAGGGAGATTTAGTACCAATGGACCAGACCGTGACCTGTTCAAATGAAGAAGTTGTTGAGTCAGTTAGTAAAGTTGAACACGACACTGAAACAGCTGTGTCAGAGACTGTATCCACTGCTCCTGAAGAACCACAGCAGGAGACTTATTGTGATGAAAGTGAGGAATCTTGCGTCAGTCCGACCACACCCACTGCTGAGACAGAGGGGCCCTTAGTGTCACCAATTTCCACTGAAAATAGAAAAACTGTTACGTCCAAGGCTGTGATCAAGGATTCTGCTTCGAAGGGCAGTCCGAGCACCAAGAGGTCCAAGAAGAACTCTCGCAGCAAGAACGGCCCCGAGGATTCTCCCAAGAAGAAATCACCCAAGGAGCGTTGGCCGTTCTCTCGAAGTCGCAGCGGGGACCGTAAAGGTAAAGCATCACCCACAAACTCCCCGAAACCACAACGGCATAGTCCCAGGGCACGGCCAGAGAGTGCACAAAAGCAATCAACCTCAGGGGAGGAAATGCACAAAGGAAGTGTGGAAGGGAAACCCGCTGTTAATAGCCCATCGCAAAGCCGGAAGACAAGTTCCTCGGCAGAGGGCCACCCTGTTGATGTGGAGCTATCAAAATCCTCTTCACAATCCAAAGAGAATTCATATGACAGACCACGCATGCATACTGTTGGATCTATCGAAGCACTAAAGAGGAAAAAGAGTGCTCAGGAATCTGATAAACTGCGGTCCAATTCGGTCAGCAGCGGTGATCTAGGAGATAGATCAGACCAGTTATCTATTGCCTCCACTGTTACCAATAGCGATTGTGACAGGGATTCTGTCCAGGACGTTCCAGCATTAACCGTTGCAACACCCGACGGGTCGTTGACAATGCTCGATAAGATCATCTCCACATCGTCGATGGACTCGGACTCAGATGACGAAGCAACCACACCCCGTCAGAAACGTGCCTCCCTACCGATTGTCAGCCTCTCGGGTCACACTGCATCCTCACCGCCGACTTCAGCATCCAAGCAGCTGGTGTCTAGGGTGCAGAGCGCCAGCGGTATGGAATCACCTATCTGGAAGCGCAAGAGTAAAAACACTAAAGTGGCAACTCGTAACGGGACGCTAGTTAACGGTAGCGTCGGCCAGCCCACCAAAAGCTTGGCTCGATCAGAAACTGGTGACAGCATGAGCAGTGAGGGCAGCAACTCATCCAGTCGTTTCATGGTCGGAGATGATTCAAGTATAACTGATAGTATAGACAGTCTTTCGTTAGAGTCCAGTTATATGGAGTCACTTGATAAGAGACCTTTAGATCCGATGCTTAGTATACCAATGACTGCTGTCAGATGGCGGAGATATAGAATTGGACTCAATCTATTCAACAA GAAACCGGAGAAGGGAATTAAATTTCTAGTCGATaataaatttgtggaaaactcaCCGAACGAAGTGGCTAAGTTCCTGCTACACCGTACGGGACTGAGCAAGTCTAAGATTGGGGAATATCTCGGCAACCTGCAGAAAGAATTCAACATGCTGGTATTAGA GTGTTATGTCGATGAGATGAATTTCCGAGACATGTCCATTGATGACGCTTTGAGGAAGTTCCAGACGGCATTCCGGCTACCCGGGGAGGCACAGAAGATCGAGAGACTCATGGAG GCTTTTGCCCAGCGCTACTGCATCTGCAATGGTGATGTAGCGAGGATGTTCTGGAAACCAGATACTATCTTCATCTTGGCGTTTGCAATCATCATGCTTAACACTGATCTCCACAGCCCCAATCAGAAAACGGAGAGGCGGATGAAGATCCACGAATTCATCAGGAATCTCAGTG GTATCGATGATGGACATGACGTAGATCATGATCTCCTAGTGGGTATTTACAATCGTATCCAGGTGCATCCATTCCAACCAGGAGAGGATCATACTAGTATCGTCTTCAAGTTGGAGCAAAACATCAGCGGCAATCGACCG ATACTTGCAGAGTCCCATCGGCGTCTGGTCCGTGACTGCAGTCTATCAGAGGTCTACGACCCAACCAAGAAAGATAAGAAACATCAAAGACATGTATTCCTCTTCAATGATATGCTCATG ATAACTAAAATCTACAAGAAGAAGACAGGTAGTATATACGGCTTCAAGAAAGCCTTCCCTCTTCATGCGGCCTGTGTTTTAGACTTCTCCTCTCAGC ATTATCCCCACGGGATCAGACTGGTAGCCGCCATGAACAACCGAACGCTGATCACGTTCTGCGCCAACTCGCAGGAGGAGAAGGCTAGGTTTGTGGCCGACCTGAGGGAGACCGTCCAAGAGGTTAATGAGATGGAGGACATCAGAATAGGAG CCGAGCTGGAGAGACAGAAGATTGTCCGTAAAAGCCAAGCAAGCACAGCAGACTCTGGGCTGGGTCTCGACACGGAGAGTTTTGCTAGTACGCAGAATCTTAGCGGCAGTATGGATTCCCTGGCTCCTCAAGCCGCGGATACCGGGAGTTTGAAGAGAAGTGCGCTTTCTAACTCACTGATGGATCTCAAGGAAGCAGCTT CCAAGAAAAATCACAGAAATAGTGCGAGCTCTCTGGACAGTGGAGTG ACCCTGGATATCAACGCCACAATGCCCCTCCCAAGAAAAAACAGAAACGGCAGCCCCCTCACAAGCGTCTTCAGCGCCCGCAACAAAGTCATCCAGCCCACCCTCGATCTCAGTGCAGCAGGCAACGAGCCAGCAGAGTCATGA
- the LOC139954402 gene encoding uncharacterized protein isoform X1, with protein sequence MQAASTADDQLLSQSADSSSPESQKQPSNVCVDEERGGDTMDGLSKGIDGDNSQHSKATGDAELKLKEKPSPAIRRKPGITEAGGGQKPTSPLSPATMAHHLSGNTQWYVDLDPHEVETLSSVDLASKDLPQEAPSEQQEKDPKKEEPDLLSSRSVAEKARQFNLKEQEASNESPTKRKPVDIPTTPTRTIAIQTEKDSNKGKSSHVPIVRWSQTEERLGGGISLQRSTSIPDSDSETVIRRVISPEAARSRFEVSPRGKPVRCSLRREKSLQQRREDERQIQKSRVLVNSYELSSDLKNKQVEMLEKRYGGRFRADHAAKVIQEAFRQHNMKKEFQRLRRTPSESRISRYLDNRNKQWGIGGSRAKVMVIGDTGPTSPVSTRPPLRDIQELGAVEQLREIETVRVRDEEESGVEKKKHKVHHNNSNNVTPKRGILLPGASPDASLKMDGDAQRDRQPSKTMVVTLTMQRHSDESDSHSHTSSESTPRGSRDDLSARTDSKTDLSHPEGGGSSERSIQMVIQNTELRDGGGRAFSCRLGGPGQHAVARQLPFDEPDPTPTVSNSVEDKQTTLEGDLVPMDQTVTCSNEEVVESVSKVEHDTETAVSETVSTAPEEPQQETYCDESEESCVSPTTPTAETEGPLVSPISTENRKTVTSKAVIKDSASKGSPSTKRSKKNSRSKNGPEDSPKKKSPKERWPFSRSRSGDRKGKASPTNSPKPQRHSPRARPESAQKQSTSGEEMHKGSVEGKPAVNSPSQSRKTSSSAEGHPVDVELSKSSSQSKENSYDRPRMHTVGSIEALKRKKSAQESDKLRSNSVSSGDLGDRSDQLSIASTVTNSDCDRDSVQDVPALTVATPDGSLTMLDKIISTSSMDSDSDDEATTPRQKRASLPIVSLSGHTASSPPTSASKQLVSRVQSASGMESPIWKRKSKNTKVATRNGTLVNGSVGQPTKSLARSETGDSMSSEGSNSSSRFMVGDDSSITDSIDSLSLESSYMESLDKRPLDPMLSIPMTAVRWRRYRIGLNLFNKKPEKGIKFLVDNKFVENSPNEVAKFLLHRTGLSKSKIGEYLGNLQKEFNMLVLECYVDEMNFRDMSIDDALRKFQTAFRLPGEAQKIERLMEAFAQRYCICNGDVARMFWKPDTIFILAFAIIMLNTDLHSPNQKTERRMKIHEFIRNLSGIDDGHDVDHDLLVGIYNRIQVHPFQPGEDHTSIVFKLEQNISGNRPILAESHRRLVRDCSLSEVYDPTKKDKKHQRHVFLFNDMLMITKIYKKKTGSIYGFKKAFPLHAACVLDFSSQHYPHGIRLVAAMNNRTLITFCANSQEEKARFVADLRETVQEVNEMEDIRIGDITLLKINRQYKKQMSTCTTQPYKSELERQKIVRKSQASTADSGLGLDTESFASTQNLSGSMDSLAPQAADTGSLKRSALSNSLMDLKEAASKKNHRNSASSLDSGVTLDINATMPLPRKNRNGSPLTSVFSARNKVIQPTLDLSAAGNEPAES encoded by the exons TGATCCGCACGAAGTGGAGACTTTAAGTTCAGTGGACCTTGCTTCCAAAGACCTACCTCAAGAAGCACCGAGTGAGCAGCAGGAGAAAGATCCGAAAAAGGAGGAACCTGATCTGCTGAGTTCTCGGTCGGTCGCCGAGAAAGCCCGGCAGTTCAACTTGAAAGAGCAAGAAGCGTCCAACGAGTCGCCCACGAAGAGGAAACCTGTGGATATACCGACCACACCAACTCGGACAATAGCCATACAGACTGAGAAGGATTCCAATAAAGGGAAGTCATCGCATGTTCCTATCGTCCGCTGGAGTCAAACTGAAGAGCGGTTAGGAGGGGGCATTTCGCTCCAGCGCTCGACGTCCATTCCAGACAGTGACAGCGAAACAGTGATTCGACGCGTCATCAGTCCTGAGGCAGCGCGGTCCCGGTTTGAGGTATCGCCACGAGGGAAACCTGTTAGATGTTCGTTACGACGGGAGAAGTCGCTGCAGCAGAGGAGAGAGGACGAGAGACAAATACAGAAGTCTAGGGTTTTAGTCAATTCATATGAACTGTCATCGGATCTCAAAAATAAACAG GTGGAGATGCTAGAGAAGCGTTATGGTGGACGTTTCCGAGCCGACCACGCCGCTAAAGTAATCCAAGAAGCTTTCCGTCAACACAACATGAAGAAGGAATTCCAACGTCTCCGTCGTACGCCGTCAGAAAGCCGCATTTCCCGCTACCTGGACAATCGTAATAAGCAGTGGGGGATCGGCGGGAGCAGAGCTAAGGTCATGGTGATCGGTGACACGGGCCCAACGTCTCCAGTCTCAACCAGGCCTCCGCTCAGGGACATTCAAGAGCTCGGAGCTGTCGAGCAGCTGCGAGAGATTGAGACAGTCAGAGTCAGAGACGAGGAGGAGTCTGGAGTTGAGAAGAAAAAGCACAAAGTCCACCACAATAACAGCAACAATGTCACGCCCAAACGCGGCATACTTCTCCCTGGTGCAAGCCCAGATGCTAGCTTGAAAATGGACGGCGATGCGCAAAGAGATCGCCAGCCCTCTAAGACCATGGTTGTGACACTAACTATGCAACGACATTCTGACGAGAGTGATAGCCACAGTCACACGAGCTCAGAGTCCACTCCCCGTGGCTCTCGTGACGATTTGAGCGCAAGGACGGACAGCAAAACAGACTTGAGCCATCCTGAGGGTGGTGGCTCGTCGGAGAGGTCAATTCAGATGGTGATACAAAACACTGAACTTAGAGATGGTGGTGGAAGAGCCTTTTCCTGTAGGCTCGGTGGACCTGGTCAACATGCTGTGGCCAGGCAACTTCCATTTGATGAGCCTGACCCAACGCCAACAGTCAGCAACTCAGTAGAGGACAAACAAACGACCCTAGAGGGAGATTTAGTACCAATGGACCAGACCGTGACCTGTTCAAATGAAGAAGTTGTTGAGTCAGTTAGTAAAGTTGAACACGACACTGAAACAGCTGTGTCAGAGACTGTATCCACTGCTCCTGAAGAACCACAGCAGGAGACTTATTGTGATGAAAGTGAGGAATCTTGCGTCAGTCCGACCACACCCACTGCTGAGACAGAGGGGCCCTTAGTGTCACCAATTTCCACTGAAAATAGAAAAACTGTTACGTCCAAGGCTGTGATCAAGGATTCTGCTTCGAAGGGCAGTCCGAGCACCAAGAGGTCCAAGAAGAACTCTCGCAGCAAGAACGGCCCCGAGGATTCTCCCAAGAAGAAATCACCCAAGGAGCGTTGGCCGTTCTCTCGAAGTCGCAGCGGGGACCGTAAAGGTAAAGCATCACCCACAAACTCCCCGAAACCACAACGGCATAGTCCCAGGGCACGGCCAGAGAGTGCACAAAAGCAATCAACCTCAGGGGAGGAAATGCACAAAGGAAGTGTGGAAGGGAAACCCGCTGTTAATAGCCCATCGCAAAGCCGGAAGACAAGTTCCTCGGCAGAGGGCCACCCTGTTGATGTGGAGCTATCAAAATCCTCTTCACAATCCAAAGAGAATTCATATGACAGACCACGCATGCATACTGTTGGATCTATCGAAGCACTAAAGAGGAAAAAGAGTGCTCAGGAATCTGATAAACTGCGGTCCAATTCGGTCAGCAGCGGTGATCTAGGAGATAGATCAGACCAGTTATCTATTGCCTCCACTGTTACCAATAGCGATTGTGACAGGGATTCTGTCCAGGACGTTCCAGCATTAACCGTTGCAACACCCGACGGGTCGTTGACAATGCTCGATAAGATCATCTCCACATCGTCGATGGACTCGGACTCAGATGACGAAGCAACCACACCCCGTCAGAAACGTGCCTCCCTACCGATTGTCAGCCTCTCGGGTCACACTGCATCCTCACCGCCGACTTCAGCATCCAAGCAGCTGGTGTCTAGGGTGCAGAGCGCCAGCGGTATGGAATCACCTATCTGGAAGCGCAAGAGTAAAAACACTAAAGTGGCAACTCGTAACGGGACGCTAGTTAACGGTAGCGTCGGCCAGCCCACCAAAAGCTTGGCTCGATCAGAAACTGGTGACAGCATGAGCAGTGAGGGCAGCAACTCATCCAGTCGTTTCATGGTCGGAGATGATTCAAGTATAACTGATAGTATAGACAGTCTTTCGTTAGAGTCCAGTTATATGGAGTCACTTGATAAGAGACCTTTAGATCCGATGCTTAGTATACCAATGACTGCTGTCAGATGGCGGAGATATAGAATTGGACTCAATCTATTCAACAA GAAACCGGAGAAGGGAATTAAATTTCTAGTCGATaataaatttgtggaaaactcaCCGAACGAAGTGGCTAAGTTCCTGCTACACCGTACGGGACTGAGCAAGTCTAAGATTGGGGAATATCTCGGCAACCTGCAGAAAGAATTCAACATGCTGGTATTAGA GTGTTATGTCGATGAGATGAATTTCCGAGACATGTCCATTGATGACGCTTTGAGGAAGTTCCAGACGGCATTCCGGCTACCCGGGGAGGCACAGAAGATCGAGAGACTCATGGAG GCTTTTGCCCAGCGCTACTGCATCTGCAATGGTGATGTAGCGAGGATGTTCTGGAAACCAGATACTATCTTCATCTTGGCGTTTGCAATCATCATGCTTAACACTGATCTCCACAGCCCCAATCAGAAAACGGAGAGGCGGATGAAGATCCACGAATTCATCAGGAATCTCAGTG GTATCGATGATGGACATGACGTAGATCATGATCTCCTAGTGGGTATTTACAATCGTATCCAGGTGCATCCATTCCAACCAGGAGAGGATCATACTAGTATCGTCTTCAAGTTGGAGCAAAACATCAGCGGCAATCGACCG ATACTTGCAGAGTCCCATCGGCGTCTGGTCCGTGACTGCAGTCTATCAGAGGTCTACGACCCAACCAAGAAAGATAAGAAACATCAAAGACATGTATTCCTCTTCAATGATATGCTCATG ATAACTAAAATCTACAAGAAGAAGACAGGTAGTATATACGGCTTCAAGAAAGCCTTCCCTCTTCATGCGGCCTGTGTTTTAGACTTCTCCTCTCAGC ATTATCCCCACGGGATCAGACTGGTAGCCGCCATGAACAACCGAACGCTGATCACGTTCTGCGCCAACTCGCAGGAGGAGAAGGCTAGGTTTGTGGCCGACCTGAGGGAGACCGTCCAAGAGGTTAATGAGATGGAGGACATCAGAATAGGAG ACATCACTCTTTTGAAGATCAACCGACAGTACAAGAAACAAATGAGCACGTGCACAACTCAACCGTACAAAT CCGAGCTGGAGAGACAGAAGATTGTCCGTAAAAGCCAAGCAAGCACAGCAGACTCTGGGCTGGGTCTCGACACGGAGAGTTTTGCTAGTACGCAGAATCTTAGCGGCAGTATGGATTCCCTGGCTCCTCAAGCCGCGGATACCGGGAGTTTGAAGAGAAGTGCGCTTTCTAACTCACTGATGGATCTCAAGGAAGCAGCTT CCAAGAAAAATCACAGAAATAGTGCGAGCTCTCTGGACAGTGGAGTG ACCCTGGATATCAACGCCACAATGCCCCTCCCAAGAAAAAACAGAAACGGCAGCCCCCTCACAAGCGTCTTCAGCGCCCGCAACAAAGTCATCCAGCCCACCCTCGATCTCAGTGCAGCAGGCAACGAGCCAGCAGAGTCATGA